One genomic segment of Oreochromis aureus strain Israel breed Guangdong linkage group 9, ZZ_aureus, whole genome shotgun sequence includes these proteins:
- the mtfr1 gene encoding mitochondrial fission regulator 1, translating into MSKEYARMEMDLAFGSVKPYGSSRSIVRRIGTSLPIIPCPRVHFQLYPYHDEAGVLIGSRRQNCLVATLADVAWIDRDEDDEDDYFGRPRLGIPPGLMFRAQRPHPRRSLLNRQNSLPSMHHGALDSQVSAAANDEAIQKISALETELAKLRAQIAQIVLAQEKSAQPGAPPPPLPCGNLPPPPPPPPPPPLPPPPASLQRTFSAIELIKERRGKKTCGQTVLESRPAEIPNMLDVLKDMNKVKLRSVKSRLVEDDAKTKSKEPADAAALIAEALKRKFAHRHRNDSDRDDMEEFRLPVVEAKPQKETILFGQHMLKATGKRKLV; encoded by the exons ATGAGCAAAGAGTATGCAAGGATGGAAATGGACCTG GCTTTTGGATCAGTGAAGCCTTATGGGTCCTCGAGAAGTATTGTGAGGAGAATTGGTACAAGTCTCCCGATTATACCCTGTCCCAGGGTACATTTTCAG CTTTATCCATACCATGATGAAGCTGGTGTCTTGATTGGCAGCAGGAGGCAGAACTGCCTGGTGGCCACTCTGGCTGATGTCGCATGGATTGACAGAGATGAGGACGATGAAGACGACTACTTTGGCAGGCCGAG GTTGGGGATCCCACCAGGACTCATGTTTCGAGCCCAGCGGCCCCACCCTCGCAGAAGTCTCCTAAACCGCCAGAACTCTCTACCCAGTATGCATCATGGAGCTTTGGATTCACAGGTGTCAGCTGCTGCCAACGATGAAGCCATTCAGAAGATCAGTGCGCTGGAGACTGAGCTTGCAAAACTCAGAGCTCAAATTGCACAAATTGTTCTGGCTCAAGAAAAGAGTGCACAGCCAG GGGCACCTCCTCCCCCTCTACCCTGTGGCAACCTGCCACctcccccaccacctccaccacctcccCCTCTTCCACCCCCACCCGCAAGTCTGCAGCGGACATTTTCGGCCATTGAACTAATAAAAGAGCGTAGAGGGAAGAAGACATGCGGCCAGACAGTTTTGGAGTCGAGACCTGCCGAAATCCCCAACATGCTCGATGTCCTAAAGGACATGAACAAAGTCAAGCTGCGATCAGTGAAAAG tcgTCTGGTAGAAGATGATGCCAAAACGAAGTCCAAGGAGCCGGCAGATGCTGCAGCTCTCATCGCCGAAGCCTTGAAGCGCAAGTTTGCTCATCGTCATCGAAACGACAGTGATCGAGATGACATGGAAGAATTCAGACTTCCTGTCGTAGAAGCGAAGCCTCAAAAAGAAACCATTCTG